Proteins co-encoded in one Nitrospinota bacterium genomic window:
- a CDS encoding argininosuccinate synthase, which yields MAEKVVLAYSGGLDTSVILKWLKEERGYDVVAFAADIGQKEELGGVPAKAKRTGALKCLISDLREEFAKDFIFPMLRAGAIYEERYLLGTSIARPLIAKEQVRIALKENANAVAHGATGKGNDQVRFELTYAALAPQLKVVAPWREWDLSSRTELLAYAKKHGIPVPVTAAKPYSSDRNLFHISYEGGVLEDPWNAYKEDMFLLTVSPEKAPNKPAYIEIGFKNGNPVSIDGVKYSPYQIIDRLNAIGGRNGIGRADVVENRVTGMKSRGVYETPGGTILHEARVALTAITQDAEIGAIRRELMPRYARMIYFGFWFSPEREMLQRLFDDAASVVNGDVRLKLYKGNVTVMGRRSKNSLYAEKVATFEAGGTYQHSDATGFIRLNALRLKIRNAIRK from the coding sequence ATGGCTGAAAAAGTTGTTCTCGCCTATTCCGGGGGGCTTGATACCTCCGTCATCCTGAAGTGGCTCAAGGAAGAGCGCGGTTACGATGTGGTGGCGTTCGCCGCCGACATCGGCCAGAAGGAAGAGCTGGGGGGCGTTCCCGCCAAGGCCAAGCGGACCGGCGCGTTGAAGTGCCTCATCAGCGACCTGCGCGAGGAATTCGCCAAAGACTTCATCTTCCCGATGCTGCGCGCGGGCGCGATCTACGAAGAACGCTACCTGCTGGGCACCTCCATCGCCCGCCCGCTCATCGCCAAGGAACAGGTGCGTATCGCCCTGAAGGAAAATGCCAATGCCGTGGCGCACGGCGCGACCGGCAAAGGGAACGATCAGGTACGCTTCGAGCTCACCTACGCCGCGCTGGCCCCGCAACTGAAAGTGGTGGCCCCGTGGCGCGAATGGGATTTGAGCTCGCGCACCGAGCTGCTGGCCTACGCGAAGAAACACGGCATCCCGGTGCCGGTCACCGCGGCGAAGCCGTACAGCAGCGACCGCAACCTCTTTCACATCTCCTACGAAGGGGGCGTGCTGGAAGACCCGTGGAACGCATATAAAGAGGATATGTTCCTGCTGACGGTAAGTCCCGAAAAAGCCCCCAACAAGCCCGCCTATATCGAGATCGGTTTCAAGAACGGCAATCCAGTGAGCATCGACGGCGTGAAATATTCGCCCTACCAGATCATCGACAGGCTCAACGCCATCGGCGGCAGGAACGGCATCGGCCGCGCCGACGTGGTGGAAAACCGCGTTACCGGCATGAAGAGCCGCGGCGTGTACGAAACCCCCGGCGGCACCATCCTGCACGAGGCGCGGGTGGCGCTTACCGCCATCACGCAGGACGCCGAGATCGGCGCCATCCGGCGCGAACTGATGCCGCGCTACGCGCGGATGATCTACTTCGGCTTCTGGTTCAGCCCCGAGCGCGAAATGCTCCAGCGCCTGTTCGACGACGCGGCAAGCGTGGTTAACGGCGACGTGCGGCTGAAGCTCTACAAGGGGAACGTCACCGTGATGGGGCGCAGGAGCAAGAACTCGCTCTACGCCGAAAAGGTCGCCACCTTCGAGGCGGGCGGCACCTACCAGCACTCCGACGCCACCGGCTTCATCCGGCTCAACGCGCTGCGGCTGAAAATCCGCAACGCCATCCGCAAGTAG
- a CDS encoding lipoprotein-releasing ABC transporter permease subunit: protein MMFELFMSLRYLKAKRRQAFISLITWISVGGIAVGVMALIVVISVMTGMQNELRDKILGTYSHIVILNSFESNIKDHEAVVKKVKENPRVKAAAPYIYGEMLASSDARSAGAVLRGVDPTAEAEVTDLRRYMRDGDMKTALTTHYADGEFTRSGVILGDALAHTLGVMPGDSVNLISPKGRMTPMGMAPKIEKFRVAGTFHSGMYQYDSGMVVVSLAAAQEFMNMPDRVSGVEVKVDDIYAAADIARQLEKSLGLPYYARDWMEMNQNLFYALKLEKTAIFIILVLIVFVAAFNIVSTMIMVVMEKGRDIAILKSMGATRRMIMRIFFMEGFLIGLMGTVAGNVLGYGLCIALQKYQFIKIPSDIYSAKTLAVTMDPMDFLLISASALAISALSAVYPAWNASRLDPAEALRYE from the coding sequence ATGATGTTTGAACTGTTCATGAGCCTGCGCTACCTCAAGGCGAAGCGGCGGCAGGCCTTTATCTCCCTCATCACCTGGATTTCCGTCGGCGGCATCGCCGTGGGGGTGATGGCGCTCATCGTCGTCATATCCGTCATGACCGGCATGCAGAACGAACTGCGCGACAAAATCCTCGGCACCTACTCCCACATCGTCATCCTCAACTCGTTCGAATCGAACATAAAGGATCACGAAGCGGTGGTCAAAAAAGTCAAAGAAAACCCCCGCGTGAAGGCCGCCGCGCCGTACATCTACGGCGAAATGCTGGCCTCTTCCGACGCCCGCTCGGCGGGGGCGGTGCTGCGCGGCGTCGATCCAACGGCGGAAGCGGAAGTTACCGACCTGCGCCGCTATATGCGGGACGGCGACATGAAAACGGCGCTCACCACGCACTACGCCGATGGCGAGTTCACCCGCAGCGGCGTGATACTGGGAGACGCGCTGGCCCACACGCTCGGCGTGATGCCGGGGGACTCGGTGAACCTCATCAGCCCCAAAGGGCGGATGACGCCGATGGGGATGGCGCCGAAGATCGAAAAGTTCCGCGTGGCGGGAACATTCCACTCCGGGATGTACCAGTACGACAGCGGCATGGTGGTGGTATCGCTGGCCGCCGCGCAGGAATTCATGAACATGCCGGACCGGGTATCGGGCGTGGAGGTGAAAGTGGACGACATCTACGCCGCCGCCGATATCGCCCGCCAACTGGAAAAAAGCCTCGGTCTCCCCTATTACGCCCGCGACTGGATGGAGATGAACCAAAATCTTTTTTACGCGCTTAAACTGGAAAAAACCGCGATCTTCATCATCCTCGTGCTCATCGTGTTCGTGGCGGCGTTCAACATCGTCAGCACGATGATCATGGTGGTGATGGAAAAAGGGCGCGACATCGCCATCCTGAAATCGATGGGAGCCACGCGCCGGATGATCATGCGCATCTTTTTCATGGAAGGATTCCTGATCGGCCTGATGGGAACCGTGGCGGGGAACGTCCTGGGCTACGGACTTTGCATCGCGCTGCAAAAATACCAGTTCATCAAAATCCCGTCGGACATCTACAGCGCAAAAACGCTGGCGGTAACGATGGACCCGATGGACTTCCTGTTGATTTCCGCCAGCGCGCTCGCCATCAGCGCCCTCTCGGCGGTCTACCCCGCGTGGAACGCCAGCCGCCTCGACCCCGCCGAAGCGCTACGCTACGAATGA
- a CDS encoding class I SAM-dependent methyltransferase — translation MPKPPCRVCNRASEVFYRDARTFYRCGNCSLIFTNETAPPPEQEKHYKSQWGNQQSEFWKEQAEAILQIIRRYHEPRHILDFGAGSGALTDELRKRGLDCTPLEPMLHGFLKDQKYFHKFDVIVGVEVIEHLPNLWDELREMEKVLAPGGIMLFTTLLTEAFINAPDAAARFKEWWYKDDQTHVTFFGYRSLEVLGDIAGYDVDVVVDKVIVFKKKSGNLFVA, via the coding sequence ATGCCGAAACCGCCATGCCGGGTATGTAACAGGGCATCGGAGGTTTTTTACCGGGATGCCCGCACGTTTTACCGCTGCGGCAACTGTTCGCTCATTTTTACCAACGAAACCGCGCCGCCTCCTGAACAGGAGAAACATTACAAATCGCAGTGGGGAAACCAGCAGTCCGAGTTTTGGAAAGAACAGGCGGAGGCGATTCTGCAAATCATCCGGCGGTATCACGAGCCGCGCCACATCCTCGATTTCGGCGCGGGCAGCGGCGCGCTCACCGATGAATTACGCAAGCGGGGGCTGGATTGCACACCGCTGGAGCCGATGCTGCACGGGTTCCTGAAAGATCAAAAATATTTCCATAAATTCGATGTGATCGTCGGCGTGGAAGTCATCGAGCACCTGCCGAACCTGTGGGATGAGTTGCGCGAGATGGAAAAAGTTCTCGCCCCCGGCGGCATCATGCTCTTCACCACGCTGTTGACCGAGGCCTTTATCAACGCGCCCGACGCCGCCGCGCGGTTCAAGGAGTGGTGGTATAAGGACGACCAGACGCACGTTACGTTCTTCGGCTACCGCTCGCTGGAGGTGTTGGGCGATATCGCCGGTTACGATGTGGACGTTGTTGTCGACAAAGTGATCGTATTTAAAAAGAAGAGCGGAAATCTATTCGTAGCGTAG
- the queC gene encoding 7-cyano-7-deazaguanine synthase QueC produces the protein MAKKAVVLLSGGADSATALACARRDGFEPCALTIDYGQRHRAELAMAAKQAARFDARHLLLNADLRPIGGSALTADIDVPAGRSAGEMADGIPVTYVPARNTIFLALALGWAESLGAGDIYIGVNALDYSGYPDCRPEYIEAFEKMARLATKMGVEGKTAIKIHTPLIGLTKAEIFQLGDALEVDFSLTHSCYSPAPDGKACGRCDSCLIRLKGFKEAGIEDPLDYAVGK, from the coding sequence ATGGCTAAAAAAGCGGTGGTGCTCCTTTCCGGCGGCGCGGATAGCGCCACGGCGCTGGCGTGCGCCCGGCGCGACGGCTTCGAGCCGTGCGCGCTCACCATCGACTACGGGCAGCGCCACCGCGCCGAGCTGGCGATGGCCGCGAAACAGGCGGCCCGTTTCGACGCCAGGCATCTGCTGCTGAACGCCGACCTGCGGCCTATCGGCGGCTCGGCCCTCACCGCCGATATCGATGTGCCCGCCGGGCGTTCGGCGGGGGAAATGGCGGATGGCATCCCGGTCACCTACGTTCCCGCGCGCAACACCATCTTCCTCGCGCTCGCGCTCGGCTGGGCCGAAAGCCTTGGCGCGGGCGATATCTACATCGGCGTCAACGCGCTGGACTACAGCGGCTATCCCGACTGCCGTCCGGAGTACATAGAGGCGTTCGAGAAGATGGCGCGGCTGGCGACCAAGATGGGGGTGGAAGGAAAGACGGCGATAAAAATCCACACGCCGCTCATCGGCCTCACCAAGGCGGAAATATTCCAGTTGGGGGACGCATTGGAAGTCGATTTCAGCCTGACGCACAGCTGCTACTCCCCCGCGCCGGACGGCAAAGCGTGCGGCCGGTGTGATAGCTGCCTGATCCGCCTCAAGGGGTTCAAAGAGGCGGGCATCGAAGACCCGCTTGACTACGCGGTGGGGAAATGA
- a CDS encoding glycosyltransferase, with protein sequence MECLIVFAKAPVAGEVKTRLAATAPLSPEDVCALYEAFLNDVLQCAANSRAGKIFLNYTPASAGQRMAAIAQRYFAAGRLVMMPQAEGVFSERIAASFATAEKMGAARLVMIGSDSPHLQSRIVDAAFATLHGNGAALGPSGEGGLYLIGLRAGIRPDWEKVFGGGAELVNLCREIVRLGGTVNLLEELTDVDVATDLVTAAALIEAMALAERRGEFPQYTADELKRLKLTIGRNGGTRDKVLTRDG encoded by the coding sequence ATGGAATGCCTCATCGTCTTCGCCAAGGCCCCGGTGGCGGGTGAGGTGAAGACGAGGCTTGCGGCCACCGCGCCGCTTTCGCCCGAAGACGTTTGCGCGCTCTATGAAGCGTTTCTCAACGATGTCCTCCAATGCGCCGCCAACAGCCGCGCGGGCAAAATTTTCCTGAATTACACGCCCGCCTCCGCCGGGCAACGGATGGCCGCCATCGCGCAAAGATATTTTGCCGCCGGCCGCCTCGTCATGATGCCGCAGGCGGAAGGCGTCTTTTCAGAGCGGATCGCCGCCTCTTTCGCCACGGCGGAAAAAATGGGGGCCGCGCGGCTGGTGATGATCGGCAGCGACAGCCCACATCTGCAAAGCCGCATAGTGGACGCCGCGTTCGCCACGCTGCACGGGAACGGCGCGGCGCTCGGCCCCTCCGGCGAAGGGGGTTTGTATCTCATCGGATTGCGCGCGGGCATACGCCCCGATTGGGAAAAAGTTTTTGGCGGCGGGGCGGAACTTGTGAACCTCTGCCGCGAGATAGTGCGTCTCGGCGGCACGGTGAATTTACTGGAAGAACTCACCGACGTGGATGTGGCAACTGATTTGGTCACGGCCGCGGCGTTGATTGAAGCAATGGCGCTGGCGGAGCGGCGGGGGGAGTTTCCCCAATATACGGCGGACGAATTGAAACGGCTAAAATTGACGATTGGCCGTAACGGCGGCACCCGTGATAAAGTTTTAACAAGGGATGGCTAA